In Oryzias latipes chromosome 10, ASM223467v1, the genomic window GGCCTCTGCATCTAAACACCTCCAGGATTTCACACCTTCCATTTTGTCGAATTCTCAATCATTTGAAGCAGTTTAAAGTGCAAGTTTCAACTTTGATCAGCTCTGAAGGCAAACTTTTAAACCCAGATGTTCTCCCAAGGTGCGTTAGTAGTGGAACCCTTAATTATGACTTAAACACCGCACACTTTAATCTTGTTAAAGAGATGAGAGCAATCTTTTCTTTCTGGTAAACCAGACACAGCACAGCAGCCGTCCACAGTTTCTCACAGCCTTCAGGAATAAATGAGTGTGTTTACCTCAAAGAGTAAAGTGAGAGGACGACTGCTGTAGGAGGTCAAACTTTCCCTGATGACACACCGctgaaaattaacattttatacTGGAAATAGTTCCTAAACTGTCCTCTTAAATTCAAAATAGCGTTACAATTTTTAGTAGGAAGGAAGAAAAATCATCTGAGCTTGTAACCCGCTGTATATCTTTAGTGCTTCAGTTATATTTTGGGATACAGTTTAATATTTTCTCCTTTCATGTTCTACAAATTAGTCGTTTTTTAATTACCTCTGTTGATTATTAATAAGGCAGGAAGGACCATTCaccgtttttttatttactctattccaaatatttttttaaataaataaaagctgcatACAATTGGAGTGAACTCTATGGGCAGTGTTTCTGTGCAATCTGACTTACAAAAAAAGGAGTTTGTAAGTCCTGAATGTTAAACATTTTAAGTCTATTCTTGATTGCAATGCaaattaagaaacaaaaaacaaaataaatattctaaaaACATTGAAGAGGAAGAAAGCATTCAGTTTGCAtcaataaatacagaaaaacaatttacaaaaaaaccaaaaacaatattatttaataaattataGATTTTtaagtaggttttttttttgtgttccgTGTAAATCCAAGTCCCTCATCTCTGTAAGATCCAGCACTTCAGCTTAGGTCCACATTTGAGCTGCTACAATTGAAACATCCCAAATGTTGTCGCTCCTTCTTCATAGTCTACCAGTGAGAGGTCCTGCACCCACACGCTCAGTTGATTTCCTCTCTTTAAAGTGAGCAGGTCTTCCATTGTGATCGTGCACATCTCAGGGTTGGACGCACTGTAGTTCAAGCTGCAGTAAGCCTTCATCTTAATCTCCTCTTCCTCGCTGTGACTCTGCCTCAGCTTGATTCTGCCGGCCAGTGGTTTTCTTAAGATCCCTTTGGAAAACGTCACCCTGGAGAAAACGTGGTAGTCACCTGGCTCCAAAATGGTTACCCAGTGCTCTTTGTAGAAATTGATCTTCTTGAGAATGGAGTGATCCTTTTGCCACTTGAGATAACccgctggaaaaaaaaaaattcttgttttgatcattttcaaagcatttttatcAAATACCAATAAACATTGTTAATCAATGCCTTACATGATTCGTTTTTGGTATTGCTTTTTTGACTACTATCAGCAATCATGCGCGCCAAAGCTCTGCTGGATGTTTCCCGTTTTTCTGAGGGATGATGACcaactgaaacaaataaaataaagaactatTAGTCAGACTCAGGTTAGATTCATCTGCTTGTTTGAATGTATAAACTGAATCTGGAAAATGAAGGTACCTATTGCTTGAGCTGAGGGACCTTTTTCCtgttaaaagaaaggaaaaatcagaaaaattatgtattttttgaaaatgtgtttcattttcatctgttttaggttattactaaaaaatgtattttgtttacaAGCGGTTTTCTTGTGATAcaacacactgcaaaaacacaccctttaaaaaaaaaaaattcctaccttgtaaaatataaatgtgGTCTTAACAAGAATTCTTATTGTAAGAAAAATTAACTAAgccatgttttctcaaactattgaaaactttcttgataagactATTTTTCTTGCAACAAGGGTCTTTTTATACTCTGTTTTTGCAGGACAGTTGAGATGTGATTTGAAAGCCTGCCAGCTTAAGAGtaggttttattttgtctttaaaagtaAGAATAACTGCATGGAAAGAGGTTGTAGATGGAacaattttagatttttaaaagctTCAAATGTTAACTAATCTAAACCGAGATACATTTCCACAACTCATTAATTCATAAAAGGACTTACAGcttctttattgttgttgttgttgctgttgttgtagtaaataaatagaaatccTCCAACAGCGATGAAGAGCAGCAGGGTCACCACACAAACCAAAAATCGAATTAGATGTTTGTTGCTGCCCGATGATGGTAGCGGAGCCGGGATGAGAAACGGTTGAGACCGGCCCAGGCGTGGGGGCACCGGCGGTGGAGCTATGCTGGTCTGAAAAGTGTTGATCATGGTGGAGAAGAGCGCTGACACCTAGAGAGGCCTGGCGTTGGTGACATCCCATGCACCTTTGAGCAAAAGCTCTCAAGCAACTGAGTTTGTATCTCTACTTCCTGGAGACTCTACCATGTCTGTTGActgtgcgcatgtgtgtgcgtgtgaaaTACCTCGCCGCATCCTTCATTTCCTTGATGGTAATGATAAGTTTCTATGTGTCAATGTGTTTTGTGCTTTTGCAGAAAGctttttagcttcagcctttaGATAAAACTAGTATAAACTCCAGTAAGATCTGTCTGTTGGAAACAGCACAGGGCTCTGATGTGCACAGAATCACAAAGACAAAGAACATGAACTCTTGTGGTTCAGAAAGCTGCAAAAACATTGCAACTGGTCCCCCAAAAGTCTCACATAGAACCTGGTCTAATATCCATCTGGCCTAATTTCCAGCTAAGCCTCTTTCCATCAGTGGGTTACACATATTGAGGCATTTACGTATTTGAAGACCCTGTCATTTTGCAgattctcccacttagaaatcaTGGAGGGGTCTGACATTTTCTTCTTAGCTGTATGTCCATGGTGAGAGACAATGATCTCTCACTTCTAAAAACAATTTGGAATTCATATTGCATGattattaaaatcatttatttgtatgATACTACTAGAAATAAGTACTTGCCCACCTGTCTATCAGCTAGAGTTAAGGCCCGTTAGTCCGCCTTTAAATAGTCCACCTCTACTCCTTATCCTAAATTAGAAGCACCTGTTTGAAGTTGTCAGCTGCATAAAGACACCCGTCCACCTCATACAATCTGTAGGACCTTAACTAATAACACTgcaaagaccaaagagctgtctaaatACACCAGGGACAAAGTTGTAAACCTCCACAAGGATGGAAAGGACTACAGGGCAATTgccaagataaaaaaagaaccactgttggagcaattattaaAAATGGAAGAAGCTAACCAAGCCTGTCAATTTCCTTCAGACTGGGGCtccatgcaagatctcacctcgtAGGGTTTCAATGATTCTAAGAAAGGTGGTCAATGCAtgggaggagctggtcaatgacctgaaaagagctgggaccacagtTTCCAAGGTAACTGTTGGTAATACACTAAGACGTCATGGTTTGAAATCATGCATGGCACGGAAGGTGTCTGACAGAAATGAAGTCACTATGAATAAGGTGAGGAGCAGATAGCATTCCGACCTGCATGGATTTCCCCTGGTGGTTAGAAAGATGAGCTTTTTTAGGAGTGCAACACGAAAACATTCTATGAGtgattttttactttatttagaaCTTGTGTagtgtttcatttttacatttgaaaaaataattttgaaatatgctttacttttttcttacgaaaaataaaaaagaaatgcgtcttttttcattcaaaatgaatgaaactggaaagataaacattttattttttttattttgccaacaGTCAAATCTATGATATTAATGCTACTTTTACAACATGTTACTcaagtttttgttaaaaacaaaatctgattCCTGTAGTTACTGTATTGAGCTTTAAAAAATTCTAGCAAATAGATGAATTGTTTATACAAAGtggacatgtttttttgtgtctttttttccttctgggaCCCGTGAGAGAACTAATTTCAATAAATATCTGGATGAAAACTATAGCACTTACAGGCCTGGGgagtgcagaaaatacattcacatttctcCTCAGCTTTTCCATatgtaaacaacagaaaaacagaattttcagttcatttcagtccaactttaaaatgtttgcctTGACATTAAAAAGCAACTGCCAACATCTGAGTGAGGATCTTTCAGGCATGCTCATGGTCAGGTTTACATTCAGCCCTTAATCGTTTCAATTAATGATCTTTTTTAGAGTGCTGCATGACTCTTTCTGCACAGTTGAAGGAGAATAAGGAGCATGGACCTTTTTATGGGGTGTAGtggacaaacaaaacatgtcgGTCAGGATGGTGGTTGCACAGCATACGGTCTGTGGGGTCACTGAGGAGCCGAGGAGAAGAAGAGCTGACAGAGTTTTGTTTCTGAACACGGACAACATCTGACAGCTGTGTTCTTGGAGTTGGGTGTTCCTCTGGATCTCCGCTGCACCTCACAAAGGCGACTAAGCATCTGTAAAACTGGTAAAGTAGGGAGCACAAGAGGAAGCAGGATTAAGCCTGAACTGGTGACCTTAAATAGTCCCATCTGAATTCATTACAAGCTGTTCAACAGAAAGATAATTAAGGCAGAATTTGTCATTAAAGCTgttaatcatcatcatcatcatcatcacactaTCAGCACTGCCTCCCAGCTCACCTGGCTGTTGAAGAAGACATAGATAACTGGGTTAACAACCGTGCTGAACTTGGCCAGGATGGAAGGGATGACACTAGTTAATGGAGTGACTAGTCCTTTCCTACCAAAGGTGGCCATCAGCGCCACGATGCCATAGGGCATCCAGCACAGTATGTAGCAGGACACCATGGAAAACACCATGACCAAAATGCGCTGCTCTCTGCGCTGAGCCGCCAGCAGGTTGATCTTGCCCACCTGTGACAAAAAGACAGGAATGACGGTGAAACTGCTCAGTATTTCCCTTCACTGTCAGCATGATTACTCCTGCATAATGTTCGTTCTACAGCTGTTCTTTAGTTATTAATTCAATCATGGAGTTAAAACAGTTGCACaaagatttcaaataaaattctgACGCCTTTCGGTCAAAGAGAAAAGAACTTCAACCGGAGGTCAGACTAATGAATTTGGATGGACACTGACAGTTGGACGGTTTAAAAATGCTTACTGTATGTTTGAATGTTTCTGAATGTCCTCAATTTAAATGTTCTATTGTTGCACGAAGgacaattatttcaaaatgtaaaaatatttgaatttgtCACGTCTACCGCATTGCTCATGtatattcaaatttattttcaaattgcttttaaattttaGACAACAAACTGTCAAAGTCCCACTACAATCATCTTTTTGCCTATTTTAAGTGGGCCCactggtttttacattttgatgatgcagtttttaggcaaattataaaaaaactgtgttgttttgctctacatgcccccccccccccaatccactTATTTATTTGCGCTTCCACTAGTTTACAGCTCCCCACAATGCTGTGAGCCCCAAGAGCCAATAGAGCCAATATTGGATTTAACCAGCCATGCAGCTTTGATACAGATGCAGGCTCAGATGAGTAAAACAAAGAAGtacttggatctatttgtctgcaagtagatgcatcagaatggagtggagcagggagcttgtggcctgccgattgtagccGCTACGTCACAACTAAAAGCTttctcaaacagttttttttatagtattctcctgattcacaacgatttgaataaagaaatacttagaaatataattttaagcttgattttctttatatatccccttaataaagagaaaatgttactttaacatgttcttgtagattttttattgaaatggatgtttaaataaaagtggAACATTTCTGATTAAgaacaaaactcaaaaaaagcagttttgtccaaaacatgtattttttctgtttctgtctttcAAATTCAGACTTTAATTCTGATGTtcaaaactttcctttttaaatgacTGATCCACAGTTTGTTGTGTTCTGGTGCCATTTCTGATTAAGCGACCCTCTACTGTATTTGCTGGAAAGGGCCAAGAAGGGGCTGTTGATAGAGTGATCCCAAGAAACATTACAAATGcaatctctttttctttttggcgtCCATGTTTTGCTTGTTAGCTCTGCAGAACCGTCAGTCCAGAATGACAGGAGTGGTAAGTTAGACCCTTTGTCAACCTGTGTTTTTTTGGATGCAGCGGGATTTCTGCTTTTGCCGTTTTGTGTTTCCTGCTGATTGACAGATGAGCTGTGTAAGGTTCTCTACCATTCCActtctgtcatttttgctgtaaaagGTCCAAACTTTCTTCTATCAAAGAACAGGGTGGAGCctttgtggaaaaagtgagtaAAGAACCAATCAGGCATGCATCTTTGGTTGCATATCACATTTCTTTGGTGCC contains:
- the LOC101167049 gene encoding tumor necrosis factor ligand superfamily member 6-like; protein product: MINTFQTSIAPPPVPPRLGRSQPFLIPAPLPSSGSNKHLIRFLVCVVTLLLFIAVGGFLFIYYNNSNNNNNKEAEKGPSAQAIVGHHPSEKRETSSRALARMIADSSQKSNTKNESSGYLKWQKDHSILKKINFYKEHWVTILEPGDYHVFSRVTFSKGILRKPLAGRIKLRQSHSEEEEIKMKAYCSLNYSASNPEMCTITMEDLLTLKRGNQLSVWVQDLSLVDYEEGATTFGMFQL